A stretch of the Corylus avellana chromosome ca6, CavTom2PMs-1.0 genome encodes the following:
- the LOC132185472 gene encoding hydroquinone glucosyltransferase-like: protein MATITKQQKTPHVAIVPTPGIGHLVPLVELAKRLVLHHNFLVTLLIPTDGSPMIQHKALLEALPNSISSIFLPPVSLDDLPEDVKIETRIALTLTRSLPALRDSFKVLAESTRLVALVVDLFALEVFDVAKEFGISSYIFFPTIAMALSFVFHLPELDETYTCEFRDLPEPIKLPGCVPIHGSDLADGFQDRKNEVYKAILQMAKQYPLAAGIMVNSFLDLEPGCFKALMEGKEGWPPVYPVGPLVQSGSDMNAVEGSECLRWLDKQPNSSVLFVSFGSGGTLSHEQLNELALGLEMSGQRFLWVVRSPHEKAANANYFSVQSIKDPFPFLPDGFLERTKEVGLVVSSWAPQVQILKHASTGGFLFHCGWNSTLESMLHGVPLIALPLYADQRVSSVLLADDLKVAFRVKVNDKGLVGHKSFVWQGKVQHCSWNDYVNDCPNR, encoded by the exons ATGGCCACCATTACCAAGCAACAGAAAACACCCCACGTAGCCATTGTGCCCACTCCAGGGATTGGCCATCTCGTCCCACTCGTTGAGCTCGCAAAGCGACTCGTCCTCCACCACAATTTCCTGGTCACCTTACTCATCCCCACAGATGGTTCACCCATGATACAACACAAAGCCTTACTTGAAGCCCTACCCAACTCCATATCCTCCATATTTCTTCCTCCCGTCAGCCTTGACGACCTCCCCGAGGACGTCAAGATCGAGACCCGGATCGCACTCACCTTGACTCGGTCCCTCCCTGCCCTACGAGACTCTTTCAAGGTCTTAGCCGAGTCAACTCGACTAGTAGCCTTGGTGGTTGATTTATTTGCTTTGGAGGTGTTCGATGTGGCTAAAGAATTCGGTATTTCTTCCTACATTTTTTTCCCTACAATCGCCATGGCTTTGTCGTTCGTCTTTCACTTACCAGAGCTTGATGAAACATACACTTGTGAGTTCAGAGACTTGCCTGAACCGATCAAATTACCCGGTTGTGTGCCGATCCACGGGTCCGATCTAGCGGACGGATTTCAAGATAGAAAGAATGAGGTATACAAAGCGATTCTACAAATGGCCAAACAATATCCTCTTGCTGCTGGAATTATGGTTAATAGCTTTCTGGATTTGGAACCGGGTTGTTTTAAAGCTTTGATGGAAGGAAAAGAGGGCTGGCCACCTGTTTACCCAGTTGGACCGCTTGTTCAGTCCGGTTCAGACATGAATGCGGTTGAAGGTTCCGAGTGTTTGAGGTGGTTGGATAAGCAGCCAAATAGTTCAGTGTTATTCGTTTCATTTGGTAGCGGTGGGACGCTTTCACATGAGCAGCTAAATGAATTGGCCTTAGGACTTGAAATGAGTGGGCAAAGATTTCTTTGGGTTGTGAGGAGCCCACATGAGAAAGCTGCCAATGCAAATTACTTCAGTGTACAAAGCATTAAggatccttttccttttcttcctgaCGGGTTCTTGGAGAGGACAAAAGAAGTGGGTCTAGTGGTGTCCTCTTGGGCTCCTCAGGTGCAGATCCTAAAGCATGCCTCCACCGGCGGCTTCCTGTTCCACTGTGGGTGGAATTCAACCCTGGAGAGCATGTTGCACGGCGTGCCGTTGATTGCTTTGCCACTATACGCCGATCAAAGGGTGAGCTCTGTACTGCTAGCTGATGATTTGAAGGTTGCTTTTAGGGTCAAAGTCAATGACAAAGGCCTGGTGGGACACAAAAGCTTCGTTTGGCAAGGGAAGGtccagcactgtagctggaacg atTATGTCAATGACTGCCCAAACAGGTGA
- the LOC132184969 gene encoding TMV resistance protein N-like, with protein sequence MSSSMAFQGASSSSSSTRPLTYDVFLSFRGEDTRQNFTAHLYHALHLKGFKTFIDDEQLRSGEEIPSTLLKAIEQSRISIVVFSLNYASSGWCLNELLKIIETKGQTVIPVFYNVDPSDVRNQKNSYDLSRHKERFKDDTKVQSWKAALTKVANFSGRHSKKSRNEAKFIDKIVRDVSRIVKRVTNHPKKDKIVKNVSRIVNHTYLHISNHPKKEEEFEEEESEEEEEFGGEEEEEEEEFEEEEESEEEEEEEEEEESEEEESEEEEESEEEEEEEEEEYEEYEDEEEESG encoded by the exons ATGAGTTCTTCCATGGCCTTCCAAGgagcctcttcctcttcttcttccacccgTCCATTGACATATGATGtgttcttgagttttagaggcgaAGATACTCGTCAAAATTTTACTGCCCATCTATATCATGCTTTGCATCTAAAAGGATTCAAGACTTTCATAGATGATGAGCAGCTTAGAAGTGGAGAGGAAATTCCTTCAACACTTCTCAAAGCCATTGAACAGTCAAGGATTTCAATAGTTGTATTCTCTCTAAACTATGCATCATCCGGATGGTGCTTAAATGAGCTACTGAAGATCATTGAAACAAAGGGACAAACGGTTATACCAGTGTTTTACAATGTGGACCCTTCGGATGTAAGAAATCAAAAGAACAGTTATGACTTATCTAGACATAAAGAAAGGTTCAAAGATGACACGAAGGTGCAGAGCTGGAAGGCAGCCCTAACCAAAGTGGCCAATTTTTCTGGGAGGCATTCAAAGAAGTCGAG GAATGAAGCTAAATTCATTGACAAAATCGTTCGAGATGTCTCAAGAATCGTGAAACGTGTTACCAATCAtccaaaaaaagacaaaatcgtTAAGAATGTCTCAAGAATTGTGAACCACACATATTTACACATTTCCaatcatccaaaaaaagaagaagaatttgaagaagaagaatctgaagaagaagaagaatttggaggagaagaagaagaagaagaagaagaatttgaagaagaagaagaatctgaagaagaagaagaagaagaagaagaagaagaatctgaagaagaagaatccgaagaagaagaagaatctgaagaagaagaagaagaagaagaagaagaatatgaagaatatgaagatgaagaagaagaatctggATAA
- the LOC132185473 gene encoding TMV resistance protein N-like, translated as MEEIRWYTGLSPAAFFTSLLLILMVVLYRTFVAMKNSSNTNEHSSTAFRGASSTSSSSSIHPCRYDVFLSFRGKDTRLNFTAHLHQALHQKGINTFIDDEELRSGEEISSALLKVIGESKISIVIFSKDYASSKWCLDELLKIVETKSQQVIPVFYKVNPSDVRYQKGNYKKALAKHAKRLNDDEKVKKWKAALKQVANLSGWDLENYRNEAEFIYKIVQNVSAIVNDTYLPVAKHPVGIESRVNEINSLLSIEKNDHIRMVGILGAGGIGKTTIAQDIYNLIASQFEVSCFLPNVRETSKQYLGMVQLQNTLLSKILGRQDVKVDSIDQGITMIKKRFCSKRVLLILDDVDDKLDQLDKLAGEVNWFGLGSRIIITTRDRKVLTNHGVADDLIYEVKELYWKEALELFCWNAFKKDNPPDDFLKLVEYTVSYVGGLPLALVVLGSYFHGKDIQQWISALNKWNANDIKMLDSSYNSSIDAIDVDSSYEYNNYSSIDGIDVLIESSLITIHGNVLEMHNLLRDIGREIVRQESPEDPSQRSRLWFHEDVRRVLENGEGTNKIQGILVDLPEGEDMVQLSSKAFENMTNLRLLMVTRNARFSTGPNFLPNTLRVLEWPNCPSESLPSNFRGRSLIVLRMDSSLLKDLKEIKNFQSTTIMDFSNCELLEIFPDVSSCQNLEYLVLDGCRNLAGVHDSVGLLKKLVSLSLNQCRKLGHFPRMLNLKSLKRISAKYCSRLEYFPDVSNCPNLEYLTLDGCKNLAEVHDSVGLLQKIVSLSLVLCYKLNRFPRRLKSKSLKRLYVHGGSRLEYFPEIECQMECLETINFEDTGIKELPSSIAYLIGLKVLNIAGNKNLMHLPSSIYQLQCINLLYVNGCSNLVTISDKMKDIGQYMPSNESEISLDLDDLLPLLPPTNSSVSYDDCSSPSNESEISLDPDDLLPLLPPTNSSVSNDDCSSIVFPKKVFPQIFELRLQNCDLSGSSFFTIFNCSSTLQCLYLSGSVIDTIPPCIERFVSLSMLHLDNCKQLQKISRLPPKIKAVSAEGCKSLETFLEEPQTSQLFSTWSYPEVVRYETTCSARGPAGSGAPSTTYQNVQSVAIAQPLKGCWEARCFECVVSGNKIPDWFNYHKKVSNSNSCEIDIDEHADMFGEFTIIAFSAVAETVVGIQYVEGKNVRHGITAYVITRGVKICCVQSYFMKPASDFVWMQFHVPHHSFKLGNVDHVRVKFEGIQNVCLKSCGFHLVRLCNENAIDLIDGIQLKKGPHETTHYTGWRIVSISKDPFVFFIAVFSVFLCFAFSNCALAFAC; from the exons ATGGAGGAGATAAGATGGTACACAGGGCTATCACCGGCGGCCTTCTTCACAAGCCTCCTTCTCATTCTCATGGTTGTGCTTTACAGAACGTTTGTTGCGATGAAGAATTCTAGTAATACTAATGAACATTCTTCCACGGCCTTCCGAGGAGCCTCTTCCACTTCTTCATCTTCGTCCATTCATCCATGCAGGTACgatgtattcttgagttttaggGGCAAAGATACTCGTCTCAATTTTACTGCCCATCTACACCAGGCTTTGCATCAAAAGGGAATCAACACTTTCATTGATGATGAGGAGCTTAGAAGCGGCGAGGAGATTTCTTCAGCACTTCTCAAAGTTATAGGAGAGTCAAAGATTTCAATTGTTATATTCTCCAAAGACTATGCATCATCCAAATGGTGCTTAGATGAGCTACTGAAAATCGTTGAAACAAAGAGTCAACAAGTAATACCAGTGTTTTACAAGGTGAACCCATCAGATGTACGGTATCAAAAGGGTAATTATAAAAAAGCATTGGCAAAACATGCAAAAAGGTTAAATGATGATGAGAAAGTGAAGAAATGGAAGGCAGCCCTAAAACAAGTGGCCAATTTGTCTGGATGGGATTTAGAGAATTACCG GAATGAAGCTGAATTCATTtacaaaattgttcaaaatgtCTCAGCAATTGTGAATGACACATACTTACCCGTTGCAAAGCATCCAGTTGGAATAGAGTCTCGTGTAAACGAGATCAATTCACTTTTAAGTATTGAGAAGAATGATCATATACGTATGGTAGGGATCTTAGGAGCtggtggaattggtaagacaactattGCCCAGGACATCTACAACTTGATtgcttctcaatttgaagtcagttgttttcttccaaatgttaGAGAAACTTCTAAGCAATATTTGGGTATGGTCCAATTACAAAATACACTTCTTTCAAAAATCCTAGGACGACAAGATGTAAAGGTTGATAGTattgatcaaggaattactATGATAAAGAAAAGGTTTTGCTCTAAAAGGGTACTCCTAATTCTTGATGACGTGGATGATAAATTGGATCAATTAGATAAATTGGCCGGAGAAGTTAATTGGTTTGGTCTAGGAAGTAGGATCATCATAACTACAAGAGACAGGAAAGTATTGACAAATCATGGAGTGGCTGATGATCTAATATATGAGGTGAAGGAATTGTACTGGAAAGAAGCTCTTGAGCTCTTTTGTTGGAATGCTTTCAAAAAAGACAATCCTCCTGATGATTTTCTGAAACTAGTGGAATATACAGTAAGTTATGTTGGGGGCCTTCCACTAGCTTTAGTAGTGCTAGGTTCATATTTTCATGGTAAAGATATACAGCAATGGATCAGTGCTTTGAATAA GTGGAATGCAAATGATATTAAAATGCTGGATAGTTCTTATAACTCCTCAATTGATGCTATTGATGTAGATAGTTCTTATGAATACAACAATTACTCCTCAATTGATGGTATTGATGTACTTATAGAGAGCTCTCTCATAACCATTCATGGGAATGTTTTGGAAATGCACAACTTATTGCGGGACATtggtagagaaattgttcgacaagaatcaccTGAAGACCCTAGTCAACGCAGTAGATTatggtttcatgaagatgttcGAAGAGTCCTTGAGAATGGTGAG GGAACAAACAAAATTCAAGGCATATTGGTAGATTTGCCTGAAGGAGAAGACATGGTGCAATTGAGTTCCAAGGCCTTCGAGAATATGACAAACTTAAGATTGCTTATGGTTACTCGTAATGCACGCTTTTCTACGGGGCCCAATTTTCTTCCTAATACGTTAAGAGTGCTTGAGTGGCCTAATTGTCCTTCAGAATCTTTGCCCTCTAACTTTCGTGGAAGGAGCCTCATTGTTTTAAGAATGGATAGCAGCCTCCTCAAGGATTTGAAGGAAATCAAG aattttcaaagcacGACAATTATGGATTTCTCTAATTGTGAACTCCTAGAAATATTCCCTGATGTTTCAAGCTGTCAAAATTTAGAGTATTTGGTGCTTGATGGTTGTAGAAATTTAGCTGGGGTTCATGATTCTGTTGGATTGCTTAAGAAGCTAGTTTCTTTGAGTCTTAACCAATGCCGTAAGCTCGGCCATTTTCCAAGAATGCTCAACTTGAAATCTCTAAAACGTATTTCTGCTAAATATTGCTCAAGGCTTGAATACTTTCCTGATGTTTCAAATTGTCCAAATTTAGAGTATTTGACGCTTGATGGTTGTAAAAATTTAGCTGAGGTTCATGATTCTGTTGGATTGCTTCAGAAGATAGTTTCTTTGAGTCTTGTGCTATGCTATAAGCTCAACCGTTTTCCGAGAAGGCTCAAGTCGAAATCTCTAAAACGTCTTTATGTTCATGGTGGCTCAAGGCTTGAATACTTTCCTGAAATTGAGTGTCAGATGGAGTGTTTAGAAACCATCAACTTTGAAGATACCGGTATAAAAGAATTGCCTTCATCTATTGCGTATCTCATTGGGCTTAAAGTGTTAAACATAGCCGGTAACAAAAACCTTATGCATCTTCCAAGCAGCATTTATCAGTTGCAATGTATAAATTTGTTATATGTCAACGGTTGTTCAAATCTTGTTACAATTTCAGATAAGATGAAGGATATTGGACAATACATGCCCTCGAATGAATCAGAAATTTCATTAGATCTAGACGACTTACTCCCATTGCTACCTCCCACGAATTCAAGTGTTTCTTACGATGATTGTTCATCGCCCTCGAATGAATCAGAAATTTCATTAGATCCAGACGACTTACTCCCATTGCTACCTCCCACGAATTCAAGTGTTTCTAATGATGATTGTTCATCGATAGTATTTCCCAAAAAAGTGTTTCCACAAATATTTGAGTTGCGTCTACAAAATTGTGACCTATCAGGATCAAGTTTCTTTACGATATTTAATTGCTCCTCCACATTGCAATGCTTATATCTATCGGGGAGTGTTATTGATACTATTCCTCCATGCATCGAAAGATTTGTTTCCTTGTCGATGCTTCATTTGGATAATTGCAAgcaacttcaaaaaatttcaagacTTCCACCAAAGATAAAAGCAGTGTCTGCAGAGGGGTGCAAGTCATTGGAAACATTTTTGGAAGAACCACAAACATCTCAATTATTTAGTACATGGTCGTATCCAGAGGTCGTAAGGTATGAAACAACTTGTTCGGCACGAGGACCGGCGGGCAGTGGTGCTCCTTCTACAACCTATCAGAATGTGCAATCTGTGGCAATAGCTCAGCCATTGAAG GGATGTTGGGAAGCTCGTTGCTTTGAATGTGTAGTTTCGGGAAATAAGATTCCAGATTGGTTCAATTATCATAAAAAGGTTTCAAATAGTAATTCATGTGAAATAGATATTGATGAGCATGCAGATATGTTTGGGGAGTTCACAATAATTGCGTTCTCTGCTGTTGCTGAAACTGTTGTTGGAATACAGTATGTAGAAGGAAAAAATGTTCGACATGGAATTACGGCTTACGTCATCACTCGCGGTGTAAAAATCTGTTGTGTCCAATCATATTTTATGAAACCGGCGTCAGATTTTGTATGGATGCAGTTCCATGTTCCACACCATTCTTTTAAGCTTGGAAATGTTGATCATGTGCGAGTTAAATTTGAAGGTATACAGAATGTGTGCTTGAAAAGTTGCGGATTCCATTTGGTACGCCTGTGTAACGAGAATGCGATTGATTTAATAGATGGAATTCAACTTAAAAAGGGACCCCATGAAACGACACATTATACAGGCTGGCGAATCGTAAGTATATCAAAAGACCCCTTCGTTTTCTTCATCgctgttttctctgttttcctctGCTTCGCTTTCTCCAATTGTGCTCTAGCATTTGCTTGTTGA